From a region of the Streptacidiphilus albus JL83 genome:
- a CDS encoding TIR-like protein FxsC encodes MGTNAGEDRGPYFFLSHAHPPAPPTRRHPARGPRGPVERLFEALWDHLGEMATPLAKDADIGMIDSRIWLGEDWQNRLSVELARCKVFVPVLSPRFFASEWCGKEWWVFEQRVARVEGVETDTKAIVPVHWIPFGDLPVPEIASKYQFWDVEFPESYERLGLYALLARPDLWEDCDRSLWLLAERIRRVARRTVTEPGEPMDVAAAKNPFEPTADRFEHMLSGPAGAPPPVPDLG; translated from the coding sequence ATGGGCACGAACGCGGGCGAGGATCGCGGTCCCTACTTCTTCCTGAGCCATGCGCATCCGCCTGCCCCGCCCACGCGCAGGCATCCCGCGCGCGGGCCGCGCGGTCCGGTGGAGCGCCTCTTCGAAGCGCTCTGGGACCATCTCGGGGAGATGGCCACGCCGCTGGCGAAGGACGCCGACATCGGCATGATCGACAGTCGGATCTGGCTGGGCGAGGACTGGCAGAACCGGCTGTCGGTCGAACTGGCCCGCTGCAAGGTGTTCGTGCCGGTGCTGTCGCCGCGCTTCTTCGCCAGCGAGTGGTGCGGCAAGGAGTGGTGGGTCTTCGAGCAGCGGGTCGCCCGGGTGGAGGGCGTCGAGACCGACACCAAGGCCATCGTCCCGGTGCACTGGATCCCGTTCGGCGACCTGCCGGTGCCCGAGATCGCGAGCAAGTACCAGTTCTGGGACGTCGAGTTCCCCGAGTCCTACGAACGGCTGGGCCTGTACGCCCTGTTGGCGCGTCCGGACCTGTGGGAGGACTGCGACCGGTCGCTCTGGCTGCTGGCCGAGCGGATCAGGCGGGTCGCCCGGAGGACGGTCACCGAGCCGGGCGAGCCCATGGACGTGGCCGCTGCGAAGAACCCGTTCGAGCCCACGGCCGACAGGTTCGAGCACATGCTGAGCGGCCCGGCCGGCGCCCCGCCCCCGGTGCCGGACCTCGGTTAG
- a CDS encoding threonine ammonia-lyase: MALISLDDLRAAQKRIAGVAVRTPLLPCPWAETEHRTLHLKPEMLQPTGAFKIRGAYNRLAALTPEERARGVVAQSSGNHAQAVAYAARALGIKAVIVMPDTSPAVKVENTRSFGAEVILVRMHERDDVPGELAAEHGYVWVPPYDDPWIIAGQGTVGLEIAEDATALDLDLRTVLVPVSGGGLISGTAAALKLTMPGVRVVGVEPELAGDAAESFRTGERAVWPFELTHRTIADGLRTNTLGLLPWEHVQAYVDDIITVTEAEIRSTVAVLARRGRLVAEPSGAVATAAYLHHADRLPQGRSVAAVVSGGNLDPALLSELLSQ; this comes from the coding sequence GTGGCCCTGATATCCCTGGACGATCTGCGTGCCGCGCAGAAGCGCATCGCCGGCGTGGCGGTGCGCACCCCGCTGCTCCCCTGCCCCTGGGCGGAGACCGAGCACCGGACCCTGCACCTCAAGCCGGAGATGCTGCAGCCGACCGGGGCCTTCAAGATCCGCGGCGCCTACAACCGGCTCGCGGCGCTGACCCCGGAGGAGCGGGCGCGCGGCGTCGTCGCCCAGTCCAGCGGCAACCACGCCCAGGCCGTGGCCTACGCGGCGCGGGCGCTGGGCATCAAGGCCGTCATCGTGATGCCGGACACCTCGCCCGCCGTCAAGGTCGAGAACACCCGCTCCTTCGGTGCCGAGGTGATCCTGGTCCGGATGCACGAGCGGGACGACGTCCCGGGTGAACTGGCCGCCGAGCACGGCTACGTCTGGGTGCCGCCCTACGACGACCCGTGGATCATCGCCGGACAGGGCACCGTCGGCCTGGAGATCGCCGAGGACGCCACCGCGCTCGACCTGGACCTGCGCACGGTGCTGGTACCGGTCAGCGGCGGCGGGCTGATCAGCGGCACCGCCGCCGCGCTGAAGCTCACCATGCCCGGCGTCCGGGTCGTCGGCGTCGAGCCGGAGCTGGCCGGCGACGCGGCCGAGAGCTTCCGTACCGGCGAACGCGCGGTCTGGCCCTTCGAGCTGACCCACCGGACGATCGCCGACGGGCTGCGCACCAACACCCTGGGCCTGCTGCCCTGGGAGCACGTCCAGGCGTACGTGGACGACATCATCACCGTCACCGAGGCGGAGATCCGCTCCACCGTCGCGGTGCTGGCCCGGCGCGGCCGGCTGGTGGCCGAGCCCTCCGGGGCGGTGGCCACCGCCGCCTACCTCCACCACGCGGACCGACTGCCGCAGGGGCGCAGCGTCGCGGCGGTGGTCAGCGGCGGCAATCTGGACCCGGCCCTGCTCAGTGAACTGCTCTCGCAGTGA
- a CDS encoding GNAT family N-acetyltransferase, translating into MALLFTLDPRLTPELRAGITALWTDVSNAGGAVGFVPPVTAETVRPAAERQFAGVAEGPDRLLIAQEEPGGRPVALVFFEDQRFNLMTHWRLLKRVMVDPAAQGRGYGSELLAEAERVARGWGLSGLRLTLRGGLGLEDFYARSGYKEVGRVPGAIRVAPGDERDDVTMWLDLR; encoded by the coding sequence GTGGCCCTCCTCTTCACGCTGGACCCCCGGCTCACCCCCGAGCTCCGGGCCGGGATCACCGCGCTCTGGACCGACGTCAGCAACGCCGGCGGCGCCGTCGGCTTCGTCCCGCCGGTCACCGCCGAGACCGTCCGCCCGGCGGCGGAGCGGCAGTTCGCGGGGGTGGCCGAGGGGCCCGACCGGCTGCTGATCGCCCAGGAGGAGCCCGGCGGCCGCCCGGTCGCGCTGGTCTTCTTCGAGGACCAGCGGTTCAACCTGATGACCCACTGGCGGCTGCTGAAGCGGGTGATGGTCGACCCGGCCGCGCAGGGCCGCGGCTACGGCTCGGAGCTGCTGGCCGAGGCCGAGCGGGTGGCCCGGGGGTGGGGCCTGAGCGGGCTGCGGCTCACCCTGCGCGGCGGCCTCGGGCTGGAGGACTTCTACGCCCGCAGCGGCTACAAGGAGGTCGGCCGGGTGCCCGGCGCGATCCGGGTGGCCCCGGGCGACGAACGCGACGACGTCACCATGTGGCTGGACCTGCGCTGA
- a CDS encoding toll/interleukin-1 receptor domain-containing protein, whose amino-acid sequence MACPAVRSPLVYLSAPRRHRGSPWLERFHGDLEQRVAYWWGASGVPPLVFLSIADRVPEEAEKQREEALAECRVLVPLYSAAYFEDVRCGREWWYAARPEAGPRRIVPVLWEAVPRALLPPDARTPPTDHAQLGERYARYGLSALIRLSYWEQQYLRVVDGVAQQSVAAGRSALPLGRVGPKAGGPVGPDLAAGPGTFPVAPDDRSTAEVRVLFLTSPEGDFEGRVPYGALGSPREVAALVARQAARSGLRPVVEEFDPATGAVVAGAPTVLVVDPRALRSSSRADALCRALADCDVSALSVLVPWEQAADPQSGRVRADPVDALLVRAVDLLEPWWGRFRRQWGQPLYVVADEHELERQLSAELRRVASAVEPEQASLSSRGTGLGRLLGPLAGTDQGRRQDAGRTGQTDQTAVTAEESP is encoded by the coding sequence ATGGCGTGCCCTGCGGTTCGGTCGCCCCTGGTCTACCTGAGCGCTCCGCGCCGGCACCGGGGCAGCCCCTGGCTGGAGCGGTTCCACGGGGACCTGGAGCAGCGGGTGGCGTACTGGTGGGGTGCGTCCGGCGTGCCGCCGCTGGTCTTCCTCAGCATCGCGGACCGGGTCCCCGAGGAGGCGGAGAAGCAGCGGGAGGAGGCCCTGGCCGAGTGCCGGGTGCTGGTGCCGCTCTACTCGGCGGCCTACTTCGAGGACGTCCGCTGCGGACGCGAGTGGTGGTACGCCGCCCGGCCGGAGGCCGGACCCCGGCGGATCGTCCCGGTGCTCTGGGAGGCGGTGCCGCGCGCGCTGCTGCCGCCGGACGCCCGCACGCCGCCGACCGACCACGCGCAGTTGGGCGAGCGCTATGCCCGGTACGGGCTCTCGGCCCTGATCAGGCTCAGCTACTGGGAGCAGCAGTACCTCCGGGTGGTGGACGGGGTGGCGCAGCAGTCGGTCGCCGCCGGCCGGAGCGCCCTCCCGCTCGGCCGCGTCGGGCCGAAGGCCGGCGGCCCGGTGGGACCCGACCTCGCCGCCGGGCCCGGCACGTTCCCGGTCGCGCCGGACGACCGGTCGACGGCGGAGGTCCGGGTGCTGTTCCTGACCTCCCCGGAGGGGGACTTCGAGGGCCGGGTCCCCTACGGGGCGCTGGGCTCCCCCCGCGAGGTCGCCGCGCTGGTGGCCCGGCAGGCGGCCAGGAGCGGACTGCGGCCGGTCGTCGAGGAGTTCGACCCGGCCACCGGGGCCGTCGTGGCGGGCGCGCCCACCGTGCTGGTGGTCGACCCCCGGGCGCTGCGCAGCAGCAGCCGCGCCGACGCCCTGTGCAGGGCGCTGGCCGACTGCGACGTCTCGGCGCTCTCGGTGCTGGTGCCCTGGGAGCAGGCGGCGGATCCGCAGAGCGGGCGGGTCCGCGCGGACCCCGTCGACGCGCTGCTGGTCCGCGCCGTCGACCTGCTGGAACCCTGGTGGGGCCGGTTCCGCAGACAGTGGGGGCAACCGCTGTACGTGGTCGCCGACGAGCACGAGCTGGAGCGGCAGTTGTCCGCCGAACTACGGCGTGTCGCCAGCGCGGTGGAGCCGGAGCAGGCGAGCCTCTCCAGCAGGGGCACAGGTCTCGGCCGGCTGTTGGGCCCGCTCGCAGGAACCGACCAGGGACGAAGGCAGGACGCCGGGAGAACCGGGCAGACCGACCAGACCGCAGTAACAGCAGAGGAATCACCATGA
- a CDS encoding FxsB family cyclophane-forming radical SAM/SPASM peptide maturase: MTPDLRPIGGPVVPLRQFVLKLHSRCDLACDHCYVYEHQDSSWRGRPGAASDAVLRAAAARIAEHARSHALPVVYVVLHGGEPLLAGHELLRRAAEILHRALDGVAELDLCVHTNGVRLDEAFCELFLHYGIRVGISLDGDRRANDLHRRYRNGRSSHAEVMRAVQLLKRPRYRHLFAGLLCTVDVRNDPRQVYDALVELAPPQLDFLLPHATWDRPPLRPEGVRTPYADWLRVVHERWEEDGRAVPVRIFESLHQALAGGRSRSESFGLEPVDLVVIEVDGTLEQADSLKTAFDGAPATGLDVFADSFDEIAAHPGILARQQGLDGLCRQCRDCPVVRACGGGLYAHRYRSEPGGGGFDHPSVYCDDLLDFIGGLEAADAARTARRTGPSGTAAPVHALVLREEQFAELAQGPGSAEAVQALAESQGELNRGLLARVIGLCPDDQVPRLLTALDAQAPAALDAVLAQPFVQYWLRGCLDLPGGFRGADVEAALARTAAAAVLHAGWHRPVPVPVRRNGVLSLPTWGRVVFDRIPGDPVPVDLPPSADPATALADWAERVGGRWEPLRRLVVDGTVGVALEDTDPAAGMLPVERPDESGFAAWEAALREAWRIVGARLPAYAGGLAAGLRSIVPQRPGAPGEEVSGTPRYGFGAVGIARPVSAERLALLLVHELQHVKLDALLDLDRFCLPDAEVLIPVGWRPDPRPPEGVLQGVYAHLAVMDYWMSRARSDADPDALRRHERLRSEVTAAAEQLRGSRALTDIGSQFLEWIEMRLKLTD; encoded by the coding sequence GTGACGCCGGACCTTCGCCCGATCGGCGGGCCGGTGGTTCCGCTGCGCCAGTTCGTGCTGAAACTGCACAGCCGGTGCGACCTCGCCTGCGACCACTGCTACGTGTACGAGCACCAGGACAGCAGCTGGCGCGGGCGTCCCGGCGCGGCCTCGGACGCCGTGCTGCGGGCGGCCGCGGCCAGGATCGCCGAGCACGCCCGCTCCCACGCGCTGCCGGTGGTCTACGTCGTGCTGCACGGCGGGGAACCGCTGCTGGCCGGGCACGAACTGCTGCGCCGCGCCGCCGAGATCCTGCACCGGGCCCTGGACGGCGTGGCCGAGCTGGACCTGTGCGTGCACACCAACGGGGTGCGGTTGGACGAGGCGTTCTGCGAGCTCTTCCTGCACTACGGGATCCGGGTCGGCATCTCCCTGGACGGCGACCGCCGGGCCAACGACCTCCACCGCCGCTACCGCAACGGGCGGAGCAGCCACGCCGAGGTGATGCGGGCGGTCCAGCTGCTCAAACGCCCGCGCTACCGCCACCTCTTCGCCGGACTGCTGTGCACCGTCGACGTCCGCAACGATCCGCGCCAGGTCTACGACGCGCTCGTGGAGCTGGCGCCGCCACAGCTCGACTTCCTGCTGCCGCACGCCACCTGGGACCGTCCGCCGCTGCGCCCGGAGGGGGTGCGGACCCCCTACGCGGACTGGCTCCGGGTGGTCCACGAGCGCTGGGAGGAGGACGGCCGGGCGGTGCCGGTGCGGATCTTCGAGTCGCTGCACCAGGCGCTGGCCGGCGGCCGGAGCCGGAGCGAGTCCTTCGGCCTGGAGCCGGTCGACCTGGTGGTCATCGAGGTCGACGGAACGCTGGAGCAGGCCGACTCGCTGAAGACGGCCTTCGACGGGGCTCCGGCCACCGGCCTGGACGTCTTCGCCGACTCCTTCGACGAGATCGCGGCCCATCCGGGCATTCTGGCCCGGCAGCAGGGCCTCGACGGGCTGTGCCGCCAGTGCCGCGACTGTCCGGTCGTCCGGGCCTGCGGCGGCGGCCTCTACGCGCACCGCTACCGCTCCGAGCCCGGCGGCGGAGGCTTCGACCATCCGTCGGTCTACTGCGACGACCTGCTGGACTTCATCGGCGGCCTGGAGGCGGCCGACGCGGCGCGAACGGCGCGGCGGACCGGGCCGTCCGGCACGGCGGCGCCGGTGCACGCCCTGGTCCTCCGCGAGGAGCAGTTCGCCGAGCTGGCCCAGGGGCCCGGCAGCGCCGAAGCCGTGCAGGCGCTGGCGGAGAGTCAGGGGGAGCTGAACCGGGGCCTGTTGGCGCGGGTCATCGGCCTGTGCCCCGACGACCAGGTCCCGCGGCTGCTCACCGCGTTGGACGCGCAGGCTCCGGCGGCGCTGGACGCGGTGCTGGCGCAGCCGTTCGTGCAGTACTGGCTGCGCGGCTGCCTCGACCTGCCCGGCGGATTCCGGGGCGCGGACGTGGAGGCCGCCCTGGCCCGGACGGCCGCAGCGGCGGTGCTCCACGCCGGTTGGCACCGGCCGGTCCCGGTCCCGGTGCGCCGGAACGGCGTGCTGTCCCTGCCGACCTGGGGCCGGGTGGTCTTCGACCGGATCCCCGGGGACCCGGTGCCGGTGGACCTGCCGCCTTCGGCCGATCCGGCGACGGCGCTGGCGGACTGGGCGGAGCGGGTGGGCGGACGCTGGGAGCCGCTGCGCCGGCTCGTGGTGGACGGGACGGTCGGTGTCGCCCTGGAGGACACCGATCCGGCCGCCGGGATGCTCCCGGTCGAGCGTCCCGACGAGTCCGGATTCGCCGCCTGGGAGGCGGCGCTCCGGGAGGCCTGGCGGATCGTCGGGGCGAGACTGCCGGCCTACGCCGGGGGTCTGGCCGCAGGGCTCCGCTCGATCGTTCCGCAGCGGCCGGGGGCGCCCGGCGAGGAGGTCAGCGGCACCCCCCGCTACGGCTTCGGCGCGGTGGGCATCGCGCGGCCGGTCTCGGCCGAGCGGCTGGCGCTGCTGCTGGTCCACGAGCTCCAGCACGTGAAGCTGGACGCGCTGCTGGACCTGGACCGGTTCTGCCTGCCGGACGCGGAGGTGCTGATCCCGGTGGGCTGGCGTCCCGACCCGCGCCCCCCGGAGGGCGTGCTGCAGGGCGTGTACGCGCACCTCGCGGTGATGGACTACTGGATGTCGCGGGCGCGGTCGGACGCGGACCCGGACGCGCTGCGGCGGCACGAACGCCTCCGGAGCGAGGTGACCGCGGCGGCGGAGCAGTTGCGGGGCTCCCGGGCGTTGACCGACATCGGCTCGCAGTTTCTGGAATGGATCGAAATGCGACTCAAGTTGACAGATTAG
- a CDS encoding citrate synthase 2 has translation MSDFVPGLEGVVAFESEIAEPDKEGGSLRYRGVDIEELVGHVSFGNTWGLLVDGKFNPGLPAAEPFPLPIHSGDIRVDVQSALAMLAPAWGLKPLLDISPEQARDDLARAAVMALSYVAQSARGQGLPMVPQSEIDKAQTIVERFMIRWRGEPDPKHIKAIDAYWTSAAEHGMNASTFTARVIASTGADVAAALSGAVGAMSGPLHGGAPSRVLGMIEEIERTGDATAWVKNALDKGERLMGFGHRIYRAEDPRARVLRRTAQELGAPRYEVAAALEKAALEELHARRPDRVLATNVEFWAAIVLDFAEVPAHMFTSMFTCARTAGWSAHILEQKRTGRLVRPAARYIGPGPRSPQEVTGFDDIAR, from the coding sequence ATGTCCGATTTCGTCCCCGGGCTTGAGGGAGTCGTAGCGTTCGAGTCCGAGATCGCCGAGCCCGACAAGGAAGGCGGCTCGCTGCGGTACCGAGGCGTCGACATCGAGGAGCTGGTCGGCCACGTCTCCTTCGGCAACACCTGGGGCCTGCTGGTCGACGGCAAGTTCAACCCCGGCCTCCCGGCCGCCGAGCCGTTCCCGCTGCCGATCCACTCCGGCGACATCCGGGTCGACGTCCAGTCCGCGCTCGCCATGCTCGCCCCGGCCTGGGGCCTCAAGCCGCTGCTGGACATCAGCCCCGAGCAGGCCCGCGACGACCTCGCCCGGGCCGCCGTCATGGCCCTCTCCTACGTGGCCCAGTCCGCCCGCGGCCAGGGTCTGCCGATGGTCCCGCAGAGCGAGATCGACAAGGCCCAGACCATCGTCGAGCGCTTCATGATCCGCTGGCGCGGCGAGCCCGACCCCAAGCACATCAAGGCCATCGACGCCTACTGGACGTCCGCCGCCGAGCACGGCATGAACGCCTCCACCTTCACCGCCCGGGTCATCGCCTCGACCGGCGCGGACGTCGCCGCGGCCCTGTCCGGCGCGGTCGGCGCCATGTCGGGCCCGCTGCACGGCGGCGCCCCCTCCCGCGTGCTCGGCATGATCGAGGAGATCGAGCGCACCGGCGACGCCACCGCCTGGGTCAAGAACGCCCTGGACAAGGGTGAGCGGCTGATGGGCTTCGGCCACCGGATCTACCGCGCCGAGGACCCGCGCGCCCGCGTGCTCCGCCGCACCGCCCAGGAGCTCGGCGCCCCCCGCTACGAGGTCGCCGCCGCCCTGGAGAAGGCCGCGCTGGAGGAGCTGCACGCCCGCCGCCCCGACCGCGTCCTGGCCACCAACGTGGAGTTCTGGGCCGCCATCGTGCTCGACTTCGCCGAGGTCCCGGCGCACATGTTCACCTCGATGTTCACCTGTGCCCGCACCGCCGGGTGGAGCGCCCACATCCTGGAGCAGAAGCGCACCGGACGCCTGGTCCGGCCCGCCGCCCGCTACATCGGCCCGGGCCCGCGCAGCCCGCAGGAAGTCACCGGCTTCGACGACATCGCGCGCTAG
- the pdxH gene encoding pyridoxamine 5'-phosphate oxidase, which translates to MRRHYSAAGLVEADLAAHPMDQFAHWLAEATAAGLDEPNAMVVSTADADGQPSARTVLLKGYDRRGFVFYSNYGSRKGDELAANPRVALLFPWHQIARQVTVVGRAERVPRPETEGYFHSRPHGSQLGAWASEQSRPVASREELERRYAELAVLHPEGEEVPVPPYWGGYRVVPSAVEFWQGRENRLHDRLRYRAEAGGWAVQRLQP; encoded by the coding sequence ATGCGCCGCCACTACAGCGCGGCCGGGCTGGTGGAGGCCGACCTCGCCGCGCATCCGATGGACCAGTTCGCCCACTGGCTGGCCGAGGCGACGGCGGCCGGCCTGGACGAGCCCAATGCGATGGTGGTCTCCACGGCCGACGCCGACGGGCAGCCGAGCGCCCGCACCGTCCTGCTCAAGGGCTACGACCGGCGCGGATTCGTCTTCTACAGCAACTACGGCTCGCGCAAGGGCGACGAGCTGGCGGCCAACCCCCGGGTCGCGCTGCTCTTCCCCTGGCACCAGATCGCCCGGCAGGTGACCGTCGTCGGCCGGGCCGAGCGGGTTCCGCGCCCGGAGACCGAGGGATACTTCCACAGCCGTCCGCACGGTTCCCAGCTCGGCGCCTGGGCCAGCGAGCAGTCCCGGCCGGTCGCCTCCCGGGAGGAGCTGGAGCGGCGCTACGCCGAGCTGGCCGTGCTCCACCCGGAGGGCGAGGAGGTGCCGGTGCCGCCGTACTGGGGCGGTTACCGGGTCGTCCCGAGCGCCGTCGAGTTCTGGCAGGGCCGGGAGAACCGCCTCCACGACCGGCTCCGGTACCGGGCGGAGGCGGGCGGATGGGCGGTGCAGCGACTGCAGCCGTGA
- a CDS encoding Lrp/AsnC family transcriptional regulator: protein MDAVDRQLIQALRENGRASYAELGRLVGLSGPSVTDRINRLEQAGIITGYRATVNPASLGLGVTALIGLQLSDAADHDDVAHRLHDLTEVEDCWFIAGDDSYMLKVRMPDVDGLESIVKRLSGTKGVARTRTTVVLSTKWENRATELPDTDVVTERKA, encoded by the coding sequence ATGGACGCGGTGGACAGGCAGCTCATCCAGGCGCTGCGGGAGAACGGCCGTGCCTCGTACGCTGAGCTGGGACGTCTGGTCGGACTCTCCGGGCCCAGTGTCACCGACCGGATCAACCGGCTGGAGCAGGCCGGGATCATCACCGGCTACCGGGCGACCGTCAACCCGGCCTCGCTCGGCCTCGGGGTGACCGCGCTGATCGGCCTCCAGCTCTCCGACGCGGCCGACCACGACGACGTCGCCCACCGGCTGCACGACCTCACCGAGGTCGAGGACTGCTGGTTCATCGCCGGCGACGACTCCTACATGCTCAAGGTCCGGATGCCCGACGTCGACGGGCTGGAGTCCATCGTCAAGCGGCTCTCCGGCACCAAGGGCGTGGCCAGGACCAGGACCACGGTCGTGCTCTCCACCAAGTGGGAGAACCGGGCGACCGAACTGCCCGACACCGATGTCGTGACCGAGCGGAAGGCGTAG
- a CDS encoding DUF4229 domain-containing protein has translation MSSKSHATLRYTSMRTSIFGACFVVALALAHFGILPVTAGASGVFLLLILAGIVSAPLSYVVLSKQRDAMSAQITTGIEQRQARPRSMKSRFAADAAAEDALDDAVRAQQGN, from the coding sequence GTGAGCAGCAAGTCGCACGCCACCCTCCGCTACACCTCGATGCGGACGAGTATCTTCGGCGCCTGTTTCGTCGTCGCCCTGGCGCTCGCCCACTTCGGCATCCTGCCGGTCACGGCCGGGGCGTCGGGGGTGTTCCTGCTGCTGATCCTCGCCGGGATCGTCTCCGCACCGCTGAGCTACGTCGTGCTCAGCAAGCAGCGCGACGCGATGTCCGCGCAGATCACCACCGGGATCGAGCAGCGGCAGGCCCGGCCGCGCAGCATGAAGTCGCGCTTCGCCGCCGACGCCGCCGCCGAGGACGCCCTGGACGACGCGGTCCGGGCCCAGCAGGGGAACTGA
- the serC gene encoding phosphoserine transaminase, with protein MAQIQIPADIRPADGRFGAGPSKVRPEALTALAATGTSLLGTSHRQAPVKNLVKAVREGVSSLFSLPEGYEVVLGNGGSTAFWDIAAFGLVREKSQHLSFGEFSSKFASSTKAAPWLADPSVVKAEPGTHPLPVAEAGVDVYALTHNETSTGVAMPIERVAGADEGALVLVDATSGAGGLPVDIAETDVYYFAPQKCFASDGGLWIAVFSPAALARAAEIAASGRYIPPFFDLPTAIDNSSKDQTYNTPSLSTLFLLNEQLQWLNGNGGLDWSVARTADSSSRLYTWAEKSSYATPFVANPAERSQVIGTIDFDASIDAAAVAKALRANGIVDTEPYRKLGRNQLRVAMFPAIDPADVEALTACVDYVIEQL; from the coding sequence GTGGCTCAGATCCAGATTCCCGCTGACATCAGGCCCGCTGACGGCCGTTTCGGCGCAGGTCCGTCCAAGGTGCGCCCCGAGGCCCTCACCGCCCTCGCCGCGACCGGGACCTCCCTCCTCGGTACCTCCCACCGCCAGGCCCCGGTCAAGAACCTGGTCAAGGCCGTGCGTGAGGGCGTGAGCAGCCTCTTCTCCCTCCCCGAGGGCTACGAGGTCGTGCTCGGCAACGGCGGCTCCACCGCCTTCTGGGACATCGCCGCCTTCGGCCTGGTGCGGGAGAAGTCCCAGCACCTGAGCTTCGGCGAGTTCTCCTCCAAGTTCGCCTCCTCCACCAAGGCCGCCCCCTGGCTCGCGGACCCGTCCGTGGTCAAGGCCGAGCCGGGCACCCACCCGCTGCCGGTCGCCGAGGCCGGCGTGGACGTCTACGCCCTCACCCACAACGAGACCTCGACCGGCGTCGCCATGCCGATCGAGCGGGTGGCCGGCGCCGACGAGGGCGCGCTGGTCCTGGTGGACGCCACCTCCGGCGCGGGCGGCCTGCCGGTCGACATCGCCGAGACCGACGTCTACTACTTCGCGCCGCAGAAGTGCTTCGCCTCCGACGGCGGCCTGTGGATCGCGGTCTTCTCCCCCGCCGCGCTCGCCCGCGCGGCCGAGATCGCCGCCTCCGGACGCTACATCCCGCCCTTCTTCGACCTGCCGACGGCGATCGACAACTCGTCGAAGGACCAGACCTACAACACCCCCTCGCTGTCCACCCTGTTCCTGCTCAACGAGCAGCTGCAGTGGCTGAACGGCAACGGCGGTCTCGACTGGTCGGTGGCGCGGACCGCGGACTCCTCCTCGCGGCTCTACACCTGGGCCGAGAAGTCCTCCTACGCCACCCCCTTCGTCGCCAACCCGGCGGAGCGCTCGCAGGTCATCGGCACCATCGACTTCGACGCGTCGATCGACGCCGCCGCGGTCGCCAAGGCCCTGCGCGCCAACGGCATCGTGGACACCGAGCCCTACCGCAAGCTGGGCCGCAACCAGCTGCGGGTGGCCATGTTCCCGGCGATCGACCCGGCCGACGTCGAGGCGCTCACCGCCTGCGTCGACTACGTCATCGAGCAGCTCTGA
- the mqnE gene encoding aminofutalosine synthase MqnE, with product MDAGLKRELEAKVYAGERLSREDGIALYETDDLAWLGGLAHHVRTQKNGDVVHFNVNRHLNMTNVCSASCAYCSFQRKPGEKDAYTMRIEEAVRLAKAMENDQLTELHIVNGLHPTLPWRYYPRSLRELKKALPNVGLKCFTATEIHWFEKISGLSADEILDELIDAGLESLTGGGAEIFDWEVRQHIVDHDTHWEDWSRIHRLAHSKGLKTPATMLYGHIEEPRHRVDHVLRLRELQDETGGFQVFIPLRYQHDFHDSKDGVVRNRLQARTTMATGADMARTFAVSRLLFDNVPHVKVFWVMHGLAGAQLMLNHGADDMDGSVVEYKITHDADGFGTPNKMSREDLLELIRDAGFRPVERNTRYEIIREYDGPVADRRETPQLMRF from the coding sequence ATGGACGCAGGACTCAAGCGGGAGCTCGAGGCGAAGGTCTACGCCGGGGAGCGGCTGTCCCGCGAGGACGGCATCGCCCTCTACGAGACCGACGACCTGGCCTGGCTGGGCGGTCTGGCCCACCACGTGCGGACGCAGAAGAACGGCGACGTCGTCCACTTCAACGTCAACCGCCATCTGAACATGACCAATGTCTGCAGCGCCTCCTGCGCCTACTGCTCGTTCCAGCGCAAGCCGGGCGAGAAGGACGCGTACACCATGCGCATCGAGGAGGCCGTGCGGCTGGCCAAGGCGATGGAGAACGACCAGCTCACCGAGCTGCACATCGTCAACGGCCTGCACCCGACCCTGCCCTGGCGCTACTACCCGCGCAGCCTGCGGGAGCTGAAGAAGGCGCTGCCGAACGTCGGTCTCAAGTGCTTCACCGCCACCGAGATCCACTGGTTCGAGAAGATCTCCGGCCTGTCCGCCGACGAGATCCTGGACGAACTCATCGACGCCGGCCTGGAGTCGCTGACCGGCGGCGGCGCGGAGATCTTCGACTGGGAGGTCCGCCAGCACATCGTCGACCACGACACCCACTGGGAGGACTGGTCGCGGATCCACCGGCTGGCGCACTCCAAGGGGCTGAAGACGCCGGCCACGATGCTCTACGGCCACATCGAGGAGCCCCGGCACCGGGTCGACCACGTGCTGCGGCTGCGCGAGCTGCAGGACGAGACCGGCGGCTTCCAGGTCTTCATCCCGCTGCGCTACCAGCACGACTTCCACGACTCCAAGGACGGCGTGGTCCGCAACCGGCTCCAGGCCAGGACCACCATGGCCACCGGCGCCGACATGGCCAGGACCTTCGCGGTCTCCCGGCTGCTCTTCGACAACGTCCCGCACGTCAAGGTCTTCTGGGTGATGCACGGCCTGGCCGGCGCGCAGCTGATGCTCAACCACGGCGCGGACGACATGGACGGCTCGGTGGTCGAGTACAAGATCACCCACGACGCGGACGGCTTCGGCACCCCGAACAAGATGAGCCGCGAGGACCTGCTGGAGCTGATCCGCGACGCCGGCTTCCGCCCGGTCGAGCGGAACACCCGCTACGAGATCATCCGCGAGTACGACGGACCGGTCGCCGACCGGCGCGAGACCCCGCAGCTGATGCGCTTCTGA